The Flavobacteriales bacterium genome contains the following window.
GACAAGCCTGTCACTCCTATTTTTGAGGTAAATAACAGGTCCTCTCCACTTTCTTGAAAAAGGTTCTCATCTTTTTGTTCAGAGTCTAAAAAAGCGATAGCACTTGCTCCACCAAGTCCCCAGAATTCTGTTTTTCCTTTTTTATTGGGGAAACTTAATTTGAAAAAACCATCTGAATAGTCAGGAACTGCTGTTCCTGTTCCAAAGTTCAACCCCATCAATTGAAATAGCTTTAGTGTAGAATATCTGAAGTCAACAATATAAGAAGAGTATTGTTTTTTACTAATTGGTCCCTCAGCCATCATTTCTACGCCATTAAATCCAAGTTGTCCTAAAAACTCATGCTGTTGATTATTTCCAGAACGCAATTTCAAATCAAATACACCAGCAATTGCGTTTCCATATTCTGCTGGAAAAGCCCCGGTCATAAAATCTGAATTGTCTAAAACATTATTATTTAAAATACTTACTGGACCTCCTGTTGTTCCATTCAAGGCAAAATGATTGGGATTAGGAATATCGACATCTTCCAAGCGATATAAGACTCCCGTCGGGGAATTCCCTCGAATTACAATATCATTTCGACTATCGTCTGACCCCTGAACACCTGCAAAATTTTGTGCCATTCTCGCCACATCATTCAAACTTCCTGCATAACGCATGGTTTCATCAATAGAGAATGTTCGAGCACTTACTGAAGCCATCCTATTAACGGTTTTATCTTTATCTTGTTGGGCTTCTACCACGACCTCATCGATTAAGATGGACTCTTGTAATTCAACATTTAAAATCACTTCTTTTCCTGCTGTCACCTCGATATTGGGGAGAGTTTTAGTTTCGTAACCAATATAAGAGATTTGAAGTGTATGTCTCCCCAAAGGGACTTTCTCTATTGTATAACGTCCATCAAAATCAGTCGCTGCCCCAATAATTGGGTCGACATCTATAACGATAACATTCGCTCCTATTAATGGAGATTTTGAATCTTTATCTAACACAACCCCTCTAATGTTTTGCTCTTGAGCATACCCCAAGCCTAAAACAAACCAACTCAAAATAAAAAAAGCACCTTTCATGATCATGATTTTAAAATTTGAAACAAAACAAGTACTAAATCCTTTGCTATCCAAATTTTAGTGCTGTTCTGCAAGTTTTGGGACGAATTGCATGGTAAAAACCCACTTAAAAACCACTCTAAAACCTGCGAAAAATCATTGTTTTCGTTCATTTTTCGCTGAGAACTCTTGCTGTGTCAATTTTTTGTAAGAAAGTCTTTGATTTTGATTCAATTCCTTTCAATATCTCGCTTTAGATTGTACATTTGCAACTTAAAAATAATACAATGGTGAAGAAAATATTAACATGGGTCTTAGCAATATTTTTGGCTTTAGCTGCAATGATTTATCAAAGAAGCACAGGGCCAACTTATGAATACAAAGGTTATTTAGAACATCAAGAAGACTCACGTAAATATAAATTGCTTCGCTCACAGGAAACTACTGAAGGTGCAAAAATTGAATTGCCTTATTTTGAAGGAATTAACTACACCGCTACATTACACTATAAGCGTTATCAAACTCAAGACGACATTACCGACTTAGACTTTCAATTAGACGAGAATAAGCTTTTTATTGCACAATTGCCGGTTCAACCAGCTGCTGGAAAAATTGAATATTCGATTACTGGTTCTATTGATGGGAAAGAATTTTCTATTCCTGAAAAAGGAGAGGATAATATCGTTTTGAGATATAAAGACCCTGTTCCTGATTACATTTTAATTCCCCATGTTACGATGATGATTATCGTAATTATTTTCGGTATTCGTGCTGGTCTAGGTGCTGCATTTAACGACGGGACAATGCGTAGATGGACAATTGTTGCCTTTACAGCAATGACTGTTGGAGGAATGATGTTGGGGCCTATAGTACAAAAATATGCTTTTGGAGAATATTGGACTGGATTTCCAAACGGAAGTGATTTTACAGACAACAAAATGCTAATTATGTGGATTGCTTGGGCGTTAGCATTAGCAATTATTGGGTTTAAACCTAAAAAGAAAGAAGGAGTAAGTAGAGCAACAGTTCTAATGGCATCTGTAGTGATGACAATGGTTTATCTAATTCCTCATAGTATGGGAGGTTCTACATTAGACTATGATGCTGTAGATAAAGGTATAGATCCTAAAGAAGCAATTAAAACAGGAGCAGAACACTAACCCTGCAATTTCTTTACCATCAAAAACAACGTAGATGCTAGCAAACTGGATTCATGTAATGATTGTTCATTTTATTGTTATTGGAGCACCTTGGTTGCTTTATCGCGTTTTTACTCAACGAAAAGAACCATTAGATAGTCCACAATGGAAAAACACGTATAGCTTTTTGATTCTTTCTGGAGTTATTGCTGCTATTGCATACTTTACTGGACCAACAGCTGCTGACTGGACAAAACTCGCCTTAGACCCCTACCCACAGGAACATGTGGAGGATCATGCTCTTTGGGGTAGAGTTGCCTTTGTTATTCAAGTGGTTGTCGCACTTATAGGAATTATGGGATGGGCAAGTATTTTACAAGAAGAAAAACCAGATAAAAAAATCTTTTTCGCTTTGATTGCGCTATTACTAATGAATACCTCAACATTATTTTACACAGCCCATTTAGGTGGATTTGTAAGGAGAATGGATTTGTTGTTTTAATGTTCTTTGCCTTGCTGTAACTTTTAAGAGCTCTATTTGTTCTACTTTTATACAACAACTCAAAAAGAACAAATGAAAAAACTACTCTCTTTTATATTTATTCAAATCTTATGCTCAAACTTTGGTTTGGGGCAGGATAGTGATACAACTCATATCAATAATAGAACTATATCTTCATTAAATACTGGAACTACTTATAAACTAACTAATTCGATTTTCAAAAACCAGTCAATTAGCATAAGTTTTTCAGGTCTTTCTTGTGGTGGAGCTAGTACAAACTCAGAAGATTGTTTTTACTCAACTGTTTATTATTCTCATAATATACCAAGAAAAATACTAATCAATGATAGTTTAACTACTCAATTAACTGGATATTCATTTAATTACATGTCTGGTTATAACGTTTTTAATAAAAACTACAACATTGACTTAGCTATCCTCCTAGGCTTTGAATTCGGAAGGCTCCGCTTATACAACAACCCTTTATTACGTAAAAAGAATGGTTATTTTGCTCCCAAAATAGAATTACAACCTAAATTCAAACTTAAGCGATTGGTAATAGGAGGTTCTTTTGGTTATGGGTATGATATTTCAAACCCCAACTGGAAAAACACTTGGTTCAGTAAAAACAAAAGTTATACGCTTGACAAACTTAGACAAAGTGGAGTTTCTTATCAGTTTTTTATTGGGTGGAGTTTCTATTAATATTTAATTCCAATCTTTTTATATATAAAACTTAACAACCAAGATGGACCTATCAACAGGAACTGTAAATCTTCTAAAAAAGATGGTTTTTTACCCTCAATATGATGTCCTATAAATTGAAAAATCCAAGCAACAACAAAAATTACAACAGCGATTAACCAAGGCGAGGCACCTGTAATTAAAAGTAATAAATTATACCCCAATGCACATAGCACGCTAAAAATCAGCATCCCTATTCCAATTGGAATTGATAATCGAAAATAAAACAGCAATACCAATACTAAGACAACATTCCCCCAATTGGCAAAAGCTGACAATACATCAGGAAAAACATTGAGTAATAATGTATTTGGAACTGAAGCTACCAGCACATAAATTGAAAAAAATATTGCTGGAACACAAATCCAATGAATCAACTTATTGGTTGAATTTTGATGGCTTACACCATATTCATCTAGCCATGTTTGTATTGGTTTCATACCTTTAATTTTGAGTTAAAGTACAAAATAGATTTTAGCTTTTCAAATCATGATTTATGACACACTGTCGAGATGTGTCCACAAGATGACACTCCATAACAAAAGGTTAGGAATATAGATTGCCAAACTATAAATCACCATTCTTAAAAACTTATGGACTCCTTTTTTTATTAGGTAGTTATTCAACACCCCAACTGGAATAAACAACAAAGCTGAGAAAAAACCTGCCATGATCATTGTTGGCCATGTCCAATCTCCATGCATATCATTGAAATGAGGTAAATACAAATTGGTAATCGGATTGACAACCATCGCAAAAATAGCTCCTACAATTCCCATCCCGATGAAATTAAGAACCAAAAGTCCCCCAGAGATTATTAAAGAAACGATAACTGATTTAGATAGTTTTGCCATTCAAAACAAGGTTATATCATCTTAAC
Protein-coding sequences here:
- a CDS encoding DUF962 domain-containing protein, which produces MKPIQTWLDEYGVSHQNSTNKLIHWICVPAIFFSIYVLVASVPNTLLLNVFPDVLSAFANWGNVVLVLVLLFYFRLSIPIGIGMLIFSVLCALGYNLLLLITGASPWLIAVVIFVVAWIFQFIGHHIEGKKPSFLEDLQFLLIGPSWLLSFIYKKIGIKY